A genomic segment from Phragmites australis chromosome 6, lpPhrAust1.1, whole genome shotgun sequence encodes:
- the LOC133921722 gene encoding gibberellin 2-beta-dioxygenase 6-like isoform X2, with protein MPAFAGSAAEPPLADSYHALLHLRGCACTTVPAPSEVPLYVSECELPMIDVGCLTTGTGGAEKRAACAAAIARAAEEWGFFQVRNHGVRQELLEEMRREQARLFRLPFEAKATAGLLDDSYRWGTPTATTPQQLSWSEAFHFPLAGISGNSCNFGELTTLRDVTREVAGAMSKLASTLSRVLAETLLGHPAGERFPEGCDETTCFLRLNRYPPCPFSPDAFGLVPHTDSDFLTVLCQDQVGGLQLLKGDRWVAVKPIPGALIVNIGDLFQAWSNNRYRSVEHKVTTNATTERRKVQEDAKRTGKKIGLPNFLV; from the exons ATGCCGGCCTTCGCGGGGAGCGCGGCTGAGCCGCCGCTGGCCGACAGCTACCACGCGCTGCTCCACCTCCGCGGATGCGCGTGCACGACAGTGCCGGCGCCGTCGGAGGTCCCGCTATACGTGTCAGAGTGCGAGCTCCCGATGATCGACGTGGGGTGCCTGACGACCGGCACCGGGGGCGCGGAGAAGCGGGCGGCATGCGCGGCGGCCATCGCCCGTGCCGCCGAGGAGTGGGGCTTCTTCCAGGTGCGCAACCACGGCGTGCGGCAGGAGCTCCTGGAGGAGATGCGCCGCGAGCAGGCGCGGCTGTTCCGCCTGCCGTTCGAGGCCAAGGCCACGGCAGGCCTGCTCGACGACTCCTACCGCTGGGGCACCCCGACCGCGACGACGCCGCAGCAGTTGTCCTGGTCCGAGGCGTTCCACTTCCCGCTCGCCGGCATCTCCGGCAACAGCTGCAACTTCGGCGAGCTCACCACCCTGAG GGATGTGACGCGGGAGGTGGCAGGCGCGATGTCGAAGCTGGCCAGCACGCTGTCGCGCGTCCTGGCCGAGACCCTGCTGGGGCACCCCGCCGGCGAGCGGTTCCCGGAAGGGTGCGACGAGACGACGTGCTTCCTCCGGCTGAACCGGTACCCGCCGTGCCCCTTCTCCCCCGACGCATTCGGCCTGGTACCGCACACGGACAGCGACTTCCTCACCGTGCTCTGCCAGGACCAGGTCGGTGGCCTGCAGCTCCTGAAGGGCGACAGGTGGGTGGCCGTCAAGCCCATACCCGGCGCCCTCATCGTCAACATCGGGGACCTCTTCCAG GCATGGAGCAATAACAGGTACAGGAGCGTGGAGCACAAGGTGACGACCAACGCGACGACGGAGAG GAGAAAGGTGCAAGAAGATGCCAAAAGAACCGGGAAAAAGATTGGGCTCCCGAATTTTCTCGTATAG
- the LOC133921722 gene encoding gibberellin 2-beta-dioxygenase 6-like isoform X1, with amino-acid sequence MPAFAGSAAEPPLADSYHALLHLRGCACTTVPAPSEVPLYVSECELPMIDVGCLTTGTGGAEKRAACAAAIARAAEEWGFFQVRNHGVRQELLEEMRREQARLFRLPFEAKATAGLLDDSYRWGTPTATTPQQLSWSEAFHFPLAGISGNSCNFGELTTLRDVTREVAGAMSKLASTLSRVLAETLLGHPAGERFPEGCDETTCFLRLNRYPPCPFSPDAFGLVPHTDSDFLTVLCQDQVGGLQLLKGDRWVAVKPIPGALIVNIGDLFQAWSNNRYRSVEHKVTTNATTERYSVAYFLCPSYDSPIGTCKEPSPYMPFTFGEYRRKVQEDAKRTGKKIGLPNFLV; translated from the exons ATGCCGGCCTTCGCGGGGAGCGCGGCTGAGCCGCCGCTGGCCGACAGCTACCACGCGCTGCTCCACCTCCGCGGATGCGCGTGCACGACAGTGCCGGCGCCGTCGGAGGTCCCGCTATACGTGTCAGAGTGCGAGCTCCCGATGATCGACGTGGGGTGCCTGACGACCGGCACCGGGGGCGCGGAGAAGCGGGCGGCATGCGCGGCGGCCATCGCCCGTGCCGCCGAGGAGTGGGGCTTCTTCCAGGTGCGCAACCACGGCGTGCGGCAGGAGCTCCTGGAGGAGATGCGCCGCGAGCAGGCGCGGCTGTTCCGCCTGCCGTTCGAGGCCAAGGCCACGGCAGGCCTGCTCGACGACTCCTACCGCTGGGGCACCCCGACCGCGACGACGCCGCAGCAGTTGTCCTGGTCCGAGGCGTTCCACTTCCCGCTCGCCGGCATCTCCGGCAACAGCTGCAACTTCGGCGAGCTCACCACCCTGAG GGATGTGACGCGGGAGGTGGCAGGCGCGATGTCGAAGCTGGCCAGCACGCTGTCGCGCGTCCTGGCCGAGACCCTGCTGGGGCACCCCGCCGGCGAGCGGTTCCCGGAAGGGTGCGACGAGACGACGTGCTTCCTCCGGCTGAACCGGTACCCGCCGTGCCCCTTCTCCCCCGACGCATTCGGCCTGGTACCGCACACGGACAGCGACTTCCTCACCGTGCTCTGCCAGGACCAGGTCGGTGGCCTGCAGCTCCTGAAGGGCGACAGGTGGGTGGCCGTCAAGCCCATACCCGGCGCCCTCATCGTCAACATCGGGGACCTCTTCCAG GCATGGAGCAATAACAGGTACAGGAGCGTGGAGCACAAGGTGACGACCAACGCGACGACGGAGAGGTACTCCGTTGCCTACTTCCTTTGCCCGTCCTACGATTCGCCAATCGGCACTTGCAAGGAGCCTTCGCCTTACATGCCATTCACGTTCGGAGAGTACAGGAGAAAGGTGCAAGAAGATGCCAAAAGAACCGGGAAAAAGATTGGGCTCCCGAATTTTCTCGTATAG
- the LOC133920466 gene encoding defensin-like protein CAL1 — MAPSRRMAAPVLFFLLLLVATEMGTTKVAEARHCLSQSHRFKGMCVRSGNCANVCRTENFPGGECKAHGFERKCFCKKIC; from the exons ATGGCACCGTCTCGCCGCATGGCCGCGCCCGTCCTCTTCTTCCTGCTGCTCCTCGTCGCGACAG AGATGGGGACGACGAAGGTGGCGGAGGCGAGGCACTGCCTGTCGCAGAGCCACAGGTTCAAGGGAATGTGCGTGAGGAGCGGCAACTGCGCCAACGTGTGCAGGACGGAGAACTTCCCCGGCGGCGAATGCAAGGCGCACGGCTTCGAGCGCAAATGCTTCTGCAAGAAAATTTGCTAG